The window TCTACGTAGTAACTTCCGTTCGAAGCATCTTCAAATACATTAATAATACTTTCGTAAGCGAGAACAATCTGCTGCTTGAAAGAGATTTCTTCTGAATTGTCTGTACTCCTGTCTACAAGATAATTATTAGAGAAAACAGCGTCTGCTCCTCCAATCATGGCAGAAGCCAGCTCCAGCGTAGAGCGGATCAGGTTGTTTTCGTTATCAGAAACCGCTTTATTTCTCAGTGAAGTCTCTGCAAAGATGTAGGGAACTTCATCCAGCCCGTATTCTTTTGAAAGTTGGTTAAAAATGATTTTAAAAGCTCTCAGTTTGGCCATTTCAAAGAAGTAGCTTCCTCCTACGGCGATTCTGAAGATCAGTTTATGTACAATTTCTGCTCCATATACTTCTGCCAACTCCTTCGTTTTTGCAAGAGCAATTGCAAGCTGCTGACAGATAGCGGCTCCGGAATTTTGGTGGAGTGAAATATCTACACAAATATTTCTTTTAAATTCTTTGGCCAGCAATTCTTTTACCAGCTGATCATCAATGGTGCCTTCTTTTTCATTAAAAACATCTATTAAAGAGAAGTATTGGTCTTCTTCTTTAGGACTGATATGCCCTGCAAGTTCTTTGTTATTAACAAAAATGGTTTTCTGATCAAGGTTTTCCACATTCTGATCAAGAATAAATGCAAATACTTCATCTTCCAGACTTTCATGGTATCTTGCTACCAAATGGGTGCTTTCTTCAACTCTTGGAAGGTTTGACAAAGGTTTGTGAACCTCTGTATAAAAAGGCTTTACTTCTACCCCTTCCAGGTTCTGTTTTTCTAGAACAGGATAAATATCCTCTGTTTTAAGCTGCTTTTTGACTAGATTTTCCCAGTTTGAAAGTATATCTGTATTTGACATTAGTTTTTTTATTTTTGAATGGTTAATGGAGAGTTTTTAAACAAAAATTCATTTCAGCATTAACGCCATTCTATTCAACTTTTATTACTTTTTAGCCACTTTTGTGCTGTCTACGACCAGAATAAAGATTTCTTCATTCGGTTTTTTCATAAAATAATTTTCTCTGGCATACTTTTCTTTTTCTGACTTGTTGTTCATCAGTTTTTTATAAAAAGCGTCATTTTTCTCGTATTCTTTTTTGTAATAATCCAGCTGGTCTTCATATTTATGAATCTCACCATTCAGTTCATTAATAACAAGAAACGAGGTTTTATCAAAAAAGATCATCCATACCAAAAAAAGACAGATCGTAATGGTATACTTATTCAAAACATATTTCTGGATCATTTTGAATGTTTCAGATTTCGGCTGAATGTCTTTGATAAGGTTGTTTTCTTCCATGTTGTTAGTGTTTTTTCAACGAATTTTTAATAACAGTAGTTAAAAAATCAATCGCTACGGAATTCTGCTTCATATTAGGGATAATAAGATCGGCATCATTTTTAGACGGCTCAATGAATTCCTGGTGCATTGGTTTCAATGTGGTCTGATAACGGTGCAATACTTCGCTCAGATCTCTTCCCCTTTCCTGGGTATCTCTTCTGATCCTCCTGATCAGCCTTTCGTCAGAATCTGCATGAACAAATACCTTCAAATCAAATTCTTTAAGCAATTCTTTGTTGGTAAGAACCAGAATTCCTTCTACTACCAATACGTTTTTAGGTTCTACAGTGACATGATCTCCTGTTCTGGAATGGGTGACAAAGCTATAAATCGGCTGTTCAATAGACTCGTTGTTTTTTAAAGCTTTTACATGTTTTATCAGCAGGTCAAAGTCTATGGATTTTGGATGGTCATAGTTCAGGGCTTCTCTTTCCGTTAGTGTAAGACCTTGGTTGTCGTGATAATAATTATCCTGAGAGAGGATATTCATTCCCTCAATATCAAGCTGCTGAAGTATCTTATCAACAACTGTAGTTTTGCCGGATCCTGTACCACCGGCAATTCCTATTACAAGCATTGTTTTTTTGTTTCTTTATAGTTGGTACAAATATACTATTTTAGATAAAATATGGCAATGTAAGTGTATTGGGAAATTAAAAGATTAAAGGATTAAAAAATTGAAAGATTGGCTGGAAGTCTTTCAGTCTTTGTGATGTATTGCCATTTCCGCACTTTCTCCTCCGGATTCCATAAAAAAATCCGGTCAATTCATTGCCGGATTTTTATTTTATACGATTTCGCTTGTCAGTTCGCGCGAAATTAATTTTTCATGCATAGGCTTCAAAACATCCATTGAGCCTGTTTTTACGGTGCATTTGCCTTTATAATGAACAAGAATGGTGCATTGCTCAGCCTGCTCCAGGGTATGTTTGCATATTTCGATCAGGCAGTCTATTACATAATCAAATGTATGAATATCATCGTTATGCAGTACCAGCTTATACACTTCATCCGTATCATCAAGGACAAGAACTTCTTCTTCGTACTGACGTTTAGGATTTTCGTAATCTTTTATATGGTTATAAACATTCATTTTCATTCTTTTAAACTTCTCCTATTTTATCTGCCAGATGATCTATGGCATTAGGTTCCTGATATACCAGTTCCACAAGTTCCACACTCTTATTATTCATTTTCAGAATTTTAAAGTGATAGTCTTCAAGATTAAACTCCTGGTTTTCTTCAGGAATTTCTTCCAGCTCATAAAGAATGAATCCGGCCAATGAATTGTACTCACTTTCTTCGGAAAGAGGAAGCCTTTTAGGAAGGAATTCGTTGATTTCATCCAAAGGCTGTGTAGCCTGCACCCAATAGGTATTATCCGCTATTTTATCAACAATTTTTTCTTCGTCATCTTCTTCATCCTGAATTTCTCCTACAAGCTCCTCAAGGATATCTTCCAGGGTAATAATTCCTTCTGTTCCTCCAAATTCATCAATAACAATAGCGATATGCTGTTTCTTAAGCTGGAAAGTCTTCAGCAAATCTGAAACTTTTTTGCTTTCCACCACAAAAAAGGCATCCCGCATCAAATCTTTAAGGTCTTCATGATCCAGATCGCCTTTTCTTTTCACAAATTCTCTGATGATTTCCTTTGTGTAGAAAATTCCGATTATATTATCAATGGAATCAATATAAACAGGAATACGGGAGTATCCGCTGTCCATAATTTTATTAATAATATCATTGACATCCTCTTCAAAATCTATGGAAGTAATATTCTGTCTTGGAACCATGATCTGCTTGGCAGAATGATCTGTGAAATCAAATGCATTTTTGATAATCTCATAGTTCTCTTCTTCAATTTCTCCGCTGTCTGCACTTTGTTTTACCAAAAGCTGAAGTTCTTCCGTAGAGTGAATTTCCTGTTCGGAAGCAGGGTGAATTTTAACCAGTCTTAAGAAACCGTTTGACATGGAGTTCATCAACCAGATAAAGGGTTTAAAAATCGTGTAAAAAACTCTCAGCGGAACTGCTGTTGCCATTGTAGTGGCTTCAGATTTTCTGATTGCGATTGATTTTGGAATAAGCTCACCGAATACGATGTGCATAATGGTAATTAACACAAAACTGGTCACCACTGAAATTGTCGTAATCGTTGTTTGGGTCAAGTCTATATTAAATGAATGGAAGAGGCTTTCAACCACGTGGTGCAAAGCACTCTCTCCTACCCAACCCAGGGCAAGAGATGCCAATGTAATTCCTAACTGTGTGGCGGAAAGATATTCATCAAGATGTTTGATGATATGTTCTGCCTGTTTCGCCATAGAATTTCCTTCTGCAGCTTTTAACTGAATTTGTGAGTAACGAACTTTAACAATTGAAAATTCTGCGGCTACGAAGAAGCCATTGAGTAAAACAAGAAATAAGGCCAGCAAAAGCCTGACTATGTCCGAGTCCATTTAGAGATTGTATAAATTTTATTAGCTACAAAGATATGTAAAATAAAAATAACCTGAATCCGGGATAGATTATTTTGATGAAGGAATTTTTGAATGAGAAAATGGGCCTGATAAAACCTGTCTGTTTTTCAATAAAAAAAATAATTGAACCATCGGATTCATTTGTTTCAAAAAACGAGATTTTTGAATAGTGAAAAGCAGTTTTAGCCTTCTGTAAATAAAAAAGCACCGGAATTATCGGTGCTTTATATTGTATGTTAAAATAATTCTTACGAATTTTTCAAAGCTTCTGCTCCGGAAACAATTTCCAGGATTTCGTTGGTAATTGCAGCCTGTCTTGCTTTGTTGTAGAAGATCACAAGATCATTCTTTAAAGCCTGAGCATTGTCTGTTGCTTTGTGCATTGCCGTCATTCTCGCTCCATGCTCAGATGCAACTGAATCTAAGATCGCTTTGAAAACCTGAGTTTTGATAGACTTTGGAATCAAATTATCAAGGATTTCGGCTCTGTTAGGTTCAAAGATATAATCTGTTTCAACCTGGGGCTCAGTATTTTCCGGCATTGAGATAGGAAGAAGCTGTTCTGTGGTTACTTCCTGAGTAGCCGCATTAACGAATTTATTATAGATTACATAAACTTCGTCAAATTTACCTTCTCTGAAGCTAGTCATTACCCCTTCAGTGATGTGAGCAACAGCGTCAAAGTTCAGGTTATCATAAACAGTACTTCCGTTAGTATATACCGTACGGTTTCTTCTTACAGCATCATATACTTTTTTACCTACAGGAAGAACTTCAACCTCATATTGAGCATTGTTCTGGAACTGAAGGTTAAGCTCTTTTACGATAGAAGAGTTAAAAGCTCCCGCAAGACCTCTGTTTGAAGTAACAGCGATGAATAGTACTCTTTTAACCTCTCTTTTCTGAGCATATACAGAAATCTGATCAGGATCAGAGCTAGAATTTACATTCTGGATAAGCTCCTGTAATTTTTCAGAATAAGGTCTTAGCATTACGATTGCATCCTGTGCTTTTTTAAGTTTCGCTGCGGAAACCATTTTCATAGCACGTGTGATCTGCATCGTAGATGAAATTGACGTAATTCTGCCTCGTATTTCTTTTAAGTTTGCCATTAATTTGGGTTCAAAGTTTAAGGTCTAAAGTTTAAGGCTTAAAACAGTCTATTTTAAACCTT of the Chryseobacterium aureum genome contains:
- a CDS encoding methylmalonyl-CoA mutase family protein — translated: MSNTDILSNWENLVKKQLKTEDIYPVLEKQNLEGVEVKPFYTEVHKPLSNLPRVEESTHLVARYHESLEDEVFAFILDQNVENLDQKTIFVNNKELAGHISPKEEDQYFSLIDVFNEKEGTIDDQLVKELLAKEFKRNICVDISLHQNSGAAICQQLAIALAKTKELAEVYGAEIVHKLIFRIAVGGSYFFEMAKLRAFKIIFNQLSKEYGLDEVPYIFAETSLRNKAVSDNENNLIRSTLELASAMIGGADAVFSNNYLVDRSTDNSEEISFKQQIVLAYESIINVFEDASNGSYYVEDITRQFAEKAWDLFVEIEEAGGYLELLKQGVIQKKIYDHAIEEQQWIEEGKIKLIGVNLYPKLDLKKSIGDLYNEKEIKAVRWAEMFE
- a CDS encoding FtsB family cell division protein translates to MEENNLIKDIQPKSETFKMIQKYVLNKYTITICLFLVWMIFFDKTSFLVINELNGEIHKYEDQLDYYKKEYEKNDAFYKKLMNNKSEKEKYARENYFMKKPNEEIFILVVDSTKVAKK
- the udk gene encoding uridine kinase, with product MLVIGIAGGTGSGKTTVVDKILQQLDIEGMNILSQDNYYHDNQGLTLTEREALNYDHPKSIDFDLLIKHVKALKNNESIEQPIYSFVTHSRTGDHVTVEPKNVLVVEGILVLTNKELLKEFDLKVFVHADSDERLIRRIRRDTQERGRDLSEVLHRYQTTLKPMHQEFIEPSKNDADLIIPNMKQNSVAIDFLTTVIKNSLKKH
- a CDS encoding ATP-dependent Clp protease adaptor ClpS: MNVYNHIKDYENPKRQYEEEVLVLDDTDEVYKLVLHNDDIHTFDYVIDCLIEICKHTLEQAEQCTILVHYKGKCTVKTGSMDVLKPMHEKLISRELTSEIV
- a CDS encoding hemolysin family protein encodes the protein MDSDIVRLLLALFLVLLNGFFVAAEFSIVKVRYSQIQLKAAEGNSMAKQAEHIIKHLDEYLSATQLGITLASLALGWVGESALHHVVESLFHSFNIDLTQTTITTISVVTSFVLITIMHIVFGELIPKSIAIRKSEATTMATAVPLRVFYTIFKPFIWLMNSMSNGFLRLVKIHPASEQEIHSTEELQLLVKQSADSGEIEEENYEIIKNAFDFTDHSAKQIMVPRQNITSIDFEEDVNDIINKIMDSGYSRIPVYIDSIDNIIGIFYTKEIIREFVKRKGDLDHEDLKDLMRDAFFVVESKKVSDLLKTFQLKKQHIAIVIDEFGGTEGIITLEDILEELVGEIQDEEDDEEKIVDKIADNTYWVQATQPLDEINEFLPKRLPLSEESEYNSLAGFILYELEEIPEENQEFNLEDYHFKILKMNNKSVELVELVYQEPNAIDHLADKIGEV
- the atpG gene encoding ATP synthase F1 subunit gamma, encoding MANLKEIRGRITSISSTMQITRAMKMVSAAKLKKAQDAIVMLRPYSEKLQELIQNVNSSSDPDQISVYAQKREVKRVLFIAVTSNRGLAGAFNSSIVKELNLQFQNNAQYEVEVLPVGKKVYDAVRRNRTVYTNGSTVYDNLNFDAVAHITEGVMTSFREGKFDEVYVIYNKFVNAATQEVTTEQLLPISMPENTEPQVETDYIFEPNRAEILDNLIPKSIKTQVFKAILDSVASEHGARMTAMHKATDNAQALKNDLVIFYNKARQAAITNEILEIVSGAEALKNS